From a region of the Thiohalomonas denitrificans genome:
- a CDS encoding D-amino acid aminotransferase: MTDTVFLNGDFLPADQACISVLDRGFMFGDGVYEVIPVYGGRLFRLEHHLDRLDHSLAGIRLENPLPHSRWQDVLEELIKRNGGGDQSLYLQVTRGPARRDHAFPPVVNPTVFAMSSPLGAPAPELRQGISAVTLEDIRWKLCNIKAIALLPNILLRQQALDQGSAEAIMTRDGEVTEGAAANVFLVRNGTIVTPPKSNLLLPGITRDLVVELCARHGLPCKERPIDEAELLDADELWVTSSTREVVPVTRLDGAPVGNGHPGPVWERMVELYQAYKEAFRRGEVE; this comes from the coding sequence GATACGGTTTTTCTGAATGGTGATTTCCTGCCGGCGGACCAGGCCTGCATCTCGGTCCTCGACCGCGGTTTCATGTTTGGCGATGGCGTTTACGAGGTCATCCCGGTCTATGGCGGGCGGCTTTTTCGCCTCGAACATCACTTGGACCGGCTTGACCACAGTCTTGCCGGTATTCGGCTGGAAAACCCGCTCCCGCATTCGCGCTGGCAGGACGTTCTCGAAGAGTTGATAAAGCGTAACGGCGGCGGCGATCAGTCCCTCTATCTCCAGGTCACCCGCGGTCCGGCCCGCCGCGATCATGCCTTCCCTCCCGTCGTCAATCCGACGGTATTTGCCATGAGTTCGCCGCTGGGTGCCCCCGCTCCGGAACTGCGCCAGGGCATCAGCGCCGTCACGTTGGAGGATATCCGCTGGAAACTCTGTAACATAAAGGCCATCGCCCTGCTGCCGAACATCCTGTTACGCCAACAGGCACTGGACCAGGGCTCCGCCGAGGCGATCATGACCCGTGACGGCGAAGTGACCGAGGGCGCGGCGGCCAATGTCTTTTTGGTGCGCAACGGCACCATCGTCACACCGCCCAAGAGCAACCTGCTGCTGCCGGGCATCACCCGCGACCTGGTAGTGGAACTTTGTGCCCGTCACGGTCTACCCTGCAAAGAGCGCCCCATCGATGAAGCGGAGCTCCTGGACGCCGATGAACTCTGGGTTACCAGCTCCACCCGGGAAGTAGTGCCGGTCACCCGCCTTGATGGTGCCCCCGTAGGCAATGGCCACCCCGGGCCGGTCTGGGAACGGATGGTGGAGCTCTACCAGGCCTACAAGGAGGCTTTCCGCCGGGGCGAGGTGGAATAA